The Balaenoptera acutorostrata chromosome 15, mBalAcu1.1, whole genome shotgun sequence genome contains a region encoding:
- the GHRH gene encoding somatoliberin, which produces MLLWVFFLVTLTLSSGSHGSPPSQPLRMPRYADAIFTNSYRKVLGQLSARKLLQDIMSRQQGERNQEQGAKVRLGRQVDSMWTDQKQVALENILVTLLQEHRLKARGFTELEVIEQQEGAWRLRQPLFPLQLNCCTYQDITSPIQN; this is translated from the exons ATGCTGCTCTGGGTGTTCTTCCTCGTGACCCTCACCCTCAGCAGCGGCTCCCACGgctccccaccctcccagcccctcag GATGCCGAGGTACGCAGACGCCATCTTCACCAACAGCTACCGGAAGGTGCTGGGCCAGCTGTCTGCCCGCAAGCTTCTCCAGGACATCATGAGCAGGCAGCAGGG agaaagaaaccaggAGCAAGGAGCAAAGGTACGGCTTGGCCGTCAGGTGGACAGCATGTGGACAGACCAAAAGCAGGTGGCATTGGAGAACATCCTGGTGACCCTGCTGCAGGAGCACAG GTTAAAAGCCAGAGGCTTCACAGAGCTCGAAGTCATAGAGCAGCAGGAAGGGGCCTGGAGGCTGCGCCAGCCATTGTTCCCCCTCCAGCTCAACTGCTGCACATATCAGGACATCACG